Proteins co-encoded in one Nodularia sp. LEGE 06071 genomic window:
- a CDS encoding serine kinase, translating into MNLHPNLSIAESDRLAYFQLVYTGFERAAQISTEVQYFYAIGKYNICLRFAGEGLIPQITPALSHLSIAPVPQPDLTICLWDNVSTKTQLPLLIDSLLTLIRRHWADYLGPRKEIKAYDGDRIRSNFHIGPNILSVLDREQNLACYWIDNAEDIPYWEKGSPLQTILNWWTSDHRQHQYVHAGAIGNPDGGVLLAGKGGSGKSSTALTCINSSLLYASDDYCLVTSDPQPYVYSLYNTSKLKGQADLERFPHLADLVDNRDRLENEKAMLFLHQHHPQKIVQGFPIKAVLVPQITGKLDTHLRPISAGAALRALAPSTIFQLAGSGQTALQIMSSLVKQVPCYVLELGTDVTQIPNVILDLLSQL; encoded by the coding sequence ATGAACCTTCACCCTAATCTGAGTATTGCTGAGAGCGATCGCCTTGCTTATTTCCAACTGGTATATACAGGCTTTGAGAGAGCTGCTCAGATTTCCACAGAGGTGCAGTATTTTTATGCCATCGGTAAGTATAATATCTGTCTGAGATTTGCGGGAGAGGGGCTGATTCCCCAGATTACCCCTGCATTGTCCCATCTCTCTATAGCCCCAGTTCCCCAGCCTGATCTCACGATTTGCCTGTGGGATAATGTCTCAACTAAAACACAATTGCCGTTATTAATTGATAGTCTATTAACTCTGATTCGACGGCATTGGGCAGATTATCTGGGTCCACGCAAAGAGATCAAAGCCTATGATGGCGATCGCATTCGCAGCAATTTTCATATTGGCCCCAACATTCTCAGCGTGCTAGATCGAGAGCAAAATTTAGCTTGTTATTGGATTGACAATGCTGAAGATATTCCTTATTGGGAAAAAGGTTCACCCCTGCAAACCATCTTGAACTGGTGGACAAGCGATCACCGCCAACATCAATATGTTCACGCAGGTGCGATCGGCAATCCGGATGGGGGAGTTTTGTTAGCAGGAAAAGGTGGATCTGGCAAATCTTCCACGGCGCTCACCTGTATCAATAGTTCCCTGCTCTATGCCAGTGATGATTATTGTTTAGTCACCAGTGATCCTCAACCCTATGTTTATAGCCTCTACAACACCTCCAAATTAAAAGGACAAGCGGATCTAGAACGATTTCCCCATTTAGCCGATCTAGTGGATAATCGCGATCGCTTAGAGAATGAAAAAGCAATGCTATTTTTGCATCAACACCATCCTCAAAAAATCGTACAAGGATTTCCCATCAAAGCCGTGCTAGTGCCTCAAATCACAGGGAAACTAGATACCCATCTCCGTCCCATCAGTGCAGGAGCAGCCTTACGCGCCCTAGCCCCTAGTACCATCTTTCAATTAGCTGGTAGTGGACAAACAGCATTACAAATCATGTCAAGTTTAGTCAAGCAAGTTCCTTGCTATGTTTTGGAACTTGGTACTGATGTCACCCAAATCCCAAATGTGATTTTGGATCTACTCTCACAACTTTAG
- a CDS encoding SDR family oxidoreductase: MPEEILQPPQEQKPPGKESEMQPKPKADDPQYRGSGKLDNKVALITGGDSGIGRAVAIAFAKEGADVAIVYLKEHDDAKETKHLVENLGRRVVAIAGDITDETFCQQAVEQTVEELGQLDILINNAAEQHPKENIEEITKEQLERTFRTNIFSMFYLTKAAMKHLKSGSSIINTTSVTAYKGNAKLLDYSSTKGAIVAFTRSLSQNLVSKGIRVNAVAPGPIWTPLIPSTFPADQVATFGKQVPMQRAGQPEEVAPSYVFLASDDASYMSGQVLHPNGGSIVNG, translated from the coding sequence ATGCCAGAAGAAATTTTACAACCACCACAGGAACAAAAACCACCCGGTAAAGAATCAGAAATGCAGCCCAAGCCCAAAGCTGATGACCCCCAGTATCGAGGCAGTGGCAAGTTAGATAATAAAGTAGCATTGATTACAGGGGGAGATAGTGGTATTGGTCGGGCTGTGGCGATCGCCTTTGCCAAAGAAGGTGCAGATGTGGCGATCGTTTACTTGAAGGAACATGATGATGCGAAAGAAACCAAACATTTGGTAGAAAATCTGGGGCGGCGTGTAGTGGCGATCGCCGGCGATATTACTGATGAAACCTTTTGTCAGCAAGCTGTAGAACAAACTGTTGAGGAATTAGGTCAACTCGATATTCTGATTAATAACGCGGCTGAACAACATCCAAAAGAAAACATTGAAGAAATCACTAAAGAGCAACTAGAGCGCACTTTCCGCACTAATATTTTCTCGATGTTTTACCTGACTAAAGCAGCGATGAAACATTTAAAATCAGGTAGTTCCATCATTAATACTACATCAGTTACAGCGTATAAAGGTAATGCTAAATTACTCGATTACTCTTCTACAAAAGGGGCAATAGTCGCCTTTACTCGTTCCTTATCACAAAATTTAGTCTCCAAAGGCATTCGGGTTAATGCTGTCGCACCTGGCCCAATTTGGACACCATTAATTCCTTCCACCTTTCCCGCCGATCAAGTTGCAACCTTCGGCAAACAAGTTCCAATGCAACGAGCCGGACAACCAGAAGAAGTTGCACCCAGTTATGTCTTTTTAGCTTCCGATGATGCATCTTATATGTCTGGTCAAGTATTACATCCCAATGGTGGATCAATAGTCAACGGCTAA
- a CDS encoding glycosyltransferase → MSQPLVSAIIAVQNGEKYLAQAIDSIVGQTYPKVEILVIDGKSTDCTAAIAKSYPQVLYLRQTGKGLADAWNTGLNAAKGEIIAFLDHDDYCTSNKLALQVDYLIQHPEVQAAIAHACFILADPTQPIPTGFKSKLLQKEQVARIPGTLVVYKTVFDLIGQFDPNLTIASDVDWFARAKDQNISMFVIPEVLLYKRVHNNNLSANAFINNQEILGVLRKSIKRQRTNQGMDKIH, encoded by the coding sequence ATGAGTCAGCCCTTGGTTAGTGCTATTATTGCAGTTCAAAACGGCGAAAAATATTTAGCTCAAGCAATCGACAGTATTGTTGGTCAAACCTACCCAAAAGTTGAGATATTAGTCATTGATGGCAAGTCTACCGATTGCACAGCAGCGATCGCTAAGAGCTATCCTCAAGTTTTATACTTGCGCCAGACTGGTAAGGGTTTAGCTGATGCCTGGAATACCGGACTAAATGCTGCTAAAGGAGAGATAATTGCCTTTTTAGATCATGACGACTACTGTACTTCCAACAAGTTAGCATTACAGGTAGATTACTTAATTCAACATCCAGAAGTGCAGGCTGCGATCGCTCATGCCTGCTTTATCTTAGCCGACCCAACACAACCTATCCCCACCGGATTCAAATCAAAACTGCTCCAAAAAGAACAGGTTGCCAGAATCCCAGGTACTTTAGTAGTATATAAAACAGTCTTTGATTTGATCGGTCAGTTTGATCCAAATTTAACAATTGCCAGCGATGTAGACTGGTTCGCACGGGCAAAAGACCAAAATATATCTATGTTTGTAATACCTGAAGTTCTTCTCTACAAAAGGGTTCATAATAATAACCTTTCTGCCAATGCCTTTATCAACAATCAGGAAATTTTAGGTGTTTTAAGAAAATCAATTAAAAGACAAAGGACTAATCAAGGCATGGATAAAATACATTAG
- a CDS encoding DUF3732 domain-containing protein, with amino-acid sequence MQIKSITLYNSAGDKRTIDFKLGQVNIITGDSSRGKSALLEIVDYCLGRTESQIPYGVIQDKVAWYAVLFQINENQVFIAKPKPLENSASQNQVYYDFGTNILIPELAHLEPNSNDDAIKSYLSQLIGISPNQTIVEEGGSRQKFETNIRHAIYYLFQKQSTIANQGILFHRQQENYIPQTIKDTIPYFLGAIQEDRLKLQKELHQARQRLAKALSSLKEAESITKKRVVIGGNLLIEAQQVGLINSNFIAKDASDILDALQSTLEWKATEVILTGNDQFPELQAEVEEIRQEFKQIHEKIIATETFLKKETGFSKEANQQLLRLESIDLFKKDNSNPHQCPFCNSILPESIPSLSAMKESLINLQNNVKNVEVSQPRLIEHIQQLKEQREELRLQIQEKEMAINAAIDEQEAAQQIRDTNAHIARIVGRISLYIETLEFTDENSQIRSDIEQLRKLIASYEEQLDVGEIKAILASILNRIGQQMTEWAKRLKLEHSDSPYRFDLNNLTVIADRPDRPIPMKRMGGGENWLGCHLITLLALHKHFVERNRPVPHFLFLDQPTQIYFPSEGGYLNLQKIPSDGNISSSADMEAVERMFDFLFDVCEELSPHFQIIIMEHANLANNERFQNSLVEKPWTDGKALIPENWVSSQD; translated from the coding sequence ATGCAAATTAAGTCCATAACTCTCTACAACTCTGCCGGGGATAAGCGAACCATAGATTTTAAATTAGGACAAGTTAATATAATTACTGGCGATTCGAGTAGGGGTAAATCTGCTCTTCTTGAAATTGTAGACTATTGCCTGGGACGGACAGAATCTCAGATTCCTTATGGCGTTATACAAGATAAAGTTGCTTGGTATGCCGTTCTTTTTCAGATTAATGAAAATCAGGTTTTTATTGCAAAACCCAAGCCGCTGGAAAATAGTGCTTCACAGAATCAAGTCTATTATGATTTCGGCACTAATATTCTCATTCCTGAGTTAGCTCACTTAGAACCAAACTCTAACGATGACGCAATCAAAAGTTATTTGTCCCAATTAATTGGAATTTCTCCTAACCAAACTATTGTTGAAGAAGGAGGGTCAAGACAAAAATTTGAAACAAATATAAGACACGCGATTTATTATCTTTTTCAAAAACAAAGTACTATTGCAAATCAGGGTATTTTATTTCATCGTCAGCAAGAGAATTATATCCCACAAACAATCAAAGATACAATTCCATATTTTTTAGGCGCAATTCAAGAAGATAGACTTAAATTGCAAAAAGAACTGCATCAAGCTCGTCAGAGGTTAGCGAAAGCTCTAAGTAGCCTTAAAGAAGCAGAATCGATTACAAAAAAAAGAGTTGTTATTGGTGGTAATCTTCTGATTGAGGCTCAACAAGTAGGTTTAATAAATTCTAATTTTATTGCTAAAGATGCGAGTGATATTTTAGATGCACTACAGTCTACTTTGGAATGGAAAGCAACTGAAGTTATACTGACAGGCAATGATCAATTCCCAGAACTACAGGCTGAAGTTGAGGAAATTCGCCAAGAGTTTAAACAAATACACGAAAAAATTATTGCTACAGAAACTTTTTTAAAAAAAGAAACAGGGTTTTCCAAAGAAGCCAATCAACAACTATTGAGACTAGAATCGATAGATTTATTTAAGAAAGATAATAGTAATCCACATCAGTGTCCTTTCTGTAACTCTATTTTGCCAGAATCTATTCCCAGCCTTTCTGCAATGAAAGAATCTTTGATAAATTTACAAAATAATGTCAAAAACGTAGAAGTTAGCCAGCCAAGACTAATTGAGCATATTCAACAACTTAAAGAACAGCGTGAAGAACTAAGACTACAAATTCAAGAAAAAGAAATGGCTATTAATGCTGCGATAGATGAGCAAGAAGCAGCCCAACAAATTCGTGATACTAACGCTCATATAGCTCGCATAGTAGGCCGGATTAGTCTATATATTGAAACTTTAGAATTTACAGATGAAAATTCTCAAATACGCTCAGATATTGAGCAATTGAGGAAACTGATTGCTAGTTACGAAGAACAACTAGATGTTGGTGAAATAAAAGCAATTTTAGCTTCCATATTAAATCGAATTGGACAGCAGATGACGGAATGGGCTAAACGACTAAAACTTGAACATAGTGACTCTCCTTATCGATTTGATTTAAATAACTTGACTGTAATTGCAGACAGACCTGATCGACCAATTCCTATGAAAAGAATGGGAGGAGGAGAAAACTGGCTGGGTTGTCACTTAATTACACTTCTGGCTTTACACAAACATTTTGTTGAGCGTAATCGTCCAGTTCCGCACTTTTTATTTTTAGATCAACCTACCCAAATTTATTTTCCATCAGAAGGAGGGTATCTTAATTTACAAAAAATACCCTCAGACGGAAACATTAGTTCTAGTGCTGATATGGAAGCAGTTGAAAGAATGTTTGACTTTTTGTTTGATGTATGCGAAGAACTATCTCCCCATTTTCAAATCATCATTATGGAACACGCAAATCTTGCTAACAATGAGAGGTTTCAAAATTCATTGGTTGAAAAACCTTGGACTGATGGTAAAGCTTTAATACCTGAGAACTGGGTATCATCTCAAGATTAA
- a CDS encoding glycosyltransferase family 2 protein, with product MNLPLVSVIIPCYNRERYLAEAIESVLEQTYPNIELIVIDDGSSDRSGEIAQSYPLKYHYQTNGGIGAARNAGIAVANGEFLAFLDSDDIWVKDKLAKQMAVFDTHPDIEAVFGYAQNFYSPELDENFKSRIRCPEKPIAAHLSTAMLIKRSPFLRVGKFDTNLKTGIDISWYIWAMEHQLQQITIPDVVYYRRLHESNNGITARQYANERLHLIKAKLDRERAKQRVLNKES from the coding sequence ATGAATTTACCTTTAGTTAGCGTCATTATTCCCTGCTATAATCGAGAGCGCTATTTAGCTGAAGCTATCGAAAGTGTTTTAGAGCAAACCTATCCTAACATCGAGTTGATTGTGATCGATGATGGATCGAGCGATCGCAGTGGCGAAATTGCCCAAAGCTATCCCCTGAAATATCACTATCAAACCAATGGGGGGATCGGTGCTGCTAGAAATGCCGGAATTGCAGTAGCCAATGGTGAATTTCTCGCCTTTCTCGATTCTGATGATATTTGGGTTAAGGACAAACTAGCAAAACAAATGGCGGTCTTTGATACTCATCCAGATATAGAAGCAGTCTTTGGCTATGCTCAAAATTTTTATAGTCCCGAACTAGATGAAAACTTTAAAAGCAGGATTCGCTGCCCAGAAAAACCAATTGCGGCGCATCTTTCTACTGCTATGTTAATCAAAAGATCGCCTTTCTTGAGAGTGGGAAAGTTTGACACCAATCTCAAAACAGGTATTGATATTAGTTGGTATATCTGGGCGATGGAACATCAACTTCAACAAATTACAATTCCAGATGTGGTCTATTACCGGCGGCTACATGAAAGCAATAATGGAATTACAGCACGTCAATACGCAAATGAACGACTACACCTGATCAAAGCCAAGCTAGATCGAGAGCGTGCAAAACAGAGAGTTTTAAACAAAGAATCTTGA
- a CDS encoding PqqD family protein has translation MENSQVFRVNSPQVVCETIDGEVVVVDLERGYYYSLLKTGADLWSCIERHLQRHDIIQELGQKYDGTIGEITEAIDEFLDNLQHEGLIVADATITPGAINDQESVTSTEKPKFEKPILEKFTDMEDLLLLDPIHEVDVDAGWPNVKTVS, from the coding sequence ATGGAGAACAGCCAAGTGTTTCGAGTCAATAGTCCTCAAGTTGTCTGTGAAACTATTGATGGAGAAGTGGTAGTTGTTGATCTTGAGCGGGGTTACTATTACAGTCTGCTAAAAACTGGCGCAGATTTGTGGAGTTGTATCGAGCGTCATCTTCAGCGCCATGACATAATCCAAGAACTTGGACAAAAGTATGATGGGACTATCGGAGAGATTACTGAGGCGATTGATGAGTTTCTTGACAACTTGCAACATGAGGGATTAATTGTTGCTGATGCCACTATTACACCTGGGGCTATTAATGATCAAGAATCAGTTACCAGTACCGAAAAGCCCAAATTTGAGAAACCGATACTAGAGAAGTTTACAGATATGGAAGATTTGCTGCTGCTTGATCCGATTCATGAGGTGGATGTAGATGCAGGATGGCCAAATGTGAAGACGGTTTCATAG
- a CDS encoding glycosyltransferase family 2 protein has protein sequence MEHSPLVTVIIPLYNYANYIAATLDSVFAQTYRPIEVIVVDDGSTDNSAEIVRGYPEVQYFYQSNQGVSVARNVAIASAQGEFIAFLDADDLWKPDKLSLQIAYMLENPDIGITGTKAINFLDSNTQLPPWLRDDPSWEEVKLIIPSTMVVHKSVFSQVGDFSVDYPVSQDTEWLWRAKDAKIPMFNINEILTLRRFHGSNLSWLMAGSYKSEMLKMIKQSIARQSRQPQ, from the coding sequence ATGGAACATTCCCCTTTAGTTACTGTCATTATCCCTCTCTATAATTACGCCAATTATATAGCCGCAACACTTGACAGTGTATTTGCTCAAACCTATCGCCCGATTGAAGTTATTGTTGTGGATGATGGTTCAACAGACAACAGTGCGGAAATTGTGCGTGGTTATCCAGAAGTACAGTATTTTTATCAATCAAATCAAGGTGTGTCAGTTGCTCGCAATGTGGCGATCGCATCTGCTCAGGGTGAGTTTATCGCATTTTTGGACGCAGATGATCTCTGGAAACCAGATAAACTCAGTCTTCAAATTGCCTATATGCTGGAAAATCCTGATATTGGGATCACAGGTACAAAGGCGATAAATTTCTTAGATTCAAATACTCAACTTCCGCCTTGGCTGAGAGATGATCCCAGTTGGGAAGAGGTGAAACTGATCATTCCCAGCACAATGGTGGTTCACAAATCTGTTTTTAGTCAAGTTGGAGATTTTTCTGTTGATTATCCTGTCAGCCAGGATACAGAATGGCTATGGCGAGCCAAAGATGCGAAAATCCCCATGTTTAATATCAATGAAATCCTGACATTAAGACGATTTCATGGCTCTAATTTATCATGGCTGATGGCAGGATCTTACAAATCTGAGATGTTGAAAATGATCAAGCAATCGATCGCTCGTCAATCGCGCCAACCTCAATAA
- the mgtE gene encoding magnesium transporter, with the protein MTETNNLNFTTQNATRNELRDLVRNQLKILLEAGNLLEAKSILQPVQPADIAEAIEGLPEAMHALVFRLLPKTQAIEVYEYLDYSVQEHLIEELKSQDVRDIVDKMSPDDRARLFDELPAKVVNRLLEQLSPAERQATAQLLGYEAGTAGRIMTPELIYLKENFTVTQAIERIRSLANVSEMIYYLYVTDTARRLTGIVSLRELVVSQPEQTIGEIMTREVVFVHTDADQEEVARLIQRYDFLAVPVVDKEQLLVGIVTVDDVIDILQQETTEDIYALGGGVQSDGDNYFQMSLLQVARKRVVWLFVLLITNTVTGTIIKSQEDILKQAVILTAFIPLLTGTGGNVGAQSSTVVIRGMSTDEIRSLKIWQIIGREAIAGAFLGIMLGSIATVWAYFLQGRAEVAFTVGISLVAISIIASVSGSALPFLFRAVRLDPALMSAPFITTAVDVLGVVIYFKLARVILGL; encoded by the coding sequence TTGACAGAAACGAATAATTTAAACTTTACCACCCAAAATGCCACGCGCAACGAATTGCGGGATTTAGTGCGAAATCAGCTAAAAATTCTGCTGGAAGCGGGGAACTTGCTGGAAGCCAAATCTATTCTCCAACCTGTGCAACCAGCGGACATTGCTGAGGCCATTGAAGGTTTACCAGAAGCAATGCACGCTTTGGTTTTTCGCTTGCTTCCTAAAACTCAGGCTATCGAGGTGTATGAATATCTCGACTACAGTGTTCAAGAACATTTAATTGAAGAACTCAAAAGTCAAGATGTTCGTGACATTGTAGATAAAATGTCCCCGGATGACCGCGCCAGGTTATTTGACGAGTTACCAGCAAAAGTTGTCAATCGTTTGCTAGAACAACTGAGTCCAGCAGAACGCCAAGCTACAGCCCAACTTTTGGGTTACGAGGCGGGTACAGCTGGGCGCATCATGACACCGGAGTTAATTTATCTTAAAGAAAATTTTACAGTAACTCAAGCCATAGAGCGAATTCGCAGCCTCGCTAATGTCAGTGAGATGATTTACTACCTTTACGTGACTGATACCGCTAGGCGTTTGACGGGAATTGTATCTTTACGCGAGTTGGTGGTATCTCAGCCTGAACAAACCATTGGCGAAATTATGACTCGTGAAGTGGTGTTTGTCCACACAGATGCAGACCAAGAAGAAGTCGCTCGATTAATTCAAAGATATGATTTTTTAGCTGTTCCTGTGGTGGATAAAGAACAGCTTTTAGTCGGTATCGTCACCGTTGATGATGTGATTGATATTCTGCAACAGGAAACCACCGAGGATATCTATGCTTTGGGTGGTGGTGTGCAGTCGGATGGTGACAACTATTTTCAGATGAGTTTACTGCAAGTTGCCCGCAAGCGGGTGGTGTGGTTATTTGTTTTACTGATCACGAACACAGTGACTGGCACAATTATCAAGTCCCAAGAAGATATTTTAAAACAAGCGGTGATCCTGACGGCGTTTATTCCTTTGCTCACAGGTACTGGTGGTAATGTGGGCGCTCAGTCTTCTACAGTGGTAATTCGTGGGATGAGTACCGATGAAATCAGATCGCTGAAAATATGGCAGATAATTGGCAGAGAAGCGATCGCGGGGGCGTTTTTGGGAATAATGTTAGGTAGCATCGCCACAGTGTGGGCGTACTTTTTGCAAGGACGCGCCGAGGTAGCGTTCACTGTAGGTATCAGTCTGGTAGCTATTTCTATTATTGCTTCTGTCTCAGGTTCAGCACTGCCATTTTTATTCCGCGCTGTCCGCTTAGACCCAGCGTTGATGTCAGCACCATTTATTACTACAGCCGTTGATGTTCTGGGTGTTGTGATTTACTTTAAATTGGCGCGAGTCATTTTAGGTTTATAA
- a CDS encoding nucleotidyltransferase family protein codes for MSLDWSNRLAYFDSYRLKLSHKQLLKATLLKEQAMLTAWQDWRDSVDIETLDSSSYLLLPQLYQNLLAHGVDDADMARLKGIYRRHWYANQLQLKSLTAILSSLKDIGIEAIVLGDATWGGIGKNQIENYRPISSFHLLLDGNCLDTAIEHLLSLNWHSVDGSKQQFKELRHNCDSSLNLRLYLQEHLFWAIPQDYTDGQVWHYATADWSSEAGWRLSATDQFLDGCARMFFRQRTKSSNPQIHRIADAFLLIANLPNNDWIRLITQAQRYQMILPVRNMLQLLQQLVSVELPSWVLPALWQMPIANTEWVKYRVLDGDRRSMIRSMIVQSLELLK; via the coding sequence ATGAGTTTAGACTGGAGCAATCGCCTGGCTTACTTTGATAGTTATCGATTAAAATTGTCCCACAAACAATTACTCAAAGCCACACTCTTAAAAGAGCAGGCAATGTTAACGGCTTGGCAAGATTGGCGAGATTCAGTTGATATAGAAACTTTAGATAGTAGTTCCTATTTATTGTTGCCACAACTTTACCAAAATTTATTAGCTCATGGAGTTGATGACGCTGATATGGCTAGGCTCAAGGGGATCTATCGCCGCCATTGGTATGCTAATCAATTGCAACTCAAATCCCTGACAGCAATATTGTCTAGTTTAAAGGACATTGGCATTGAGGCGATTGTGCTGGGGGATGCGACTTGGGGTGGGATAGGTAAAAATCAAATCGAGAATTACCGCCCAATTTCTAGCTTCCATCTCTTGCTTGATGGCAATTGTTTAGACACAGCAATCGAGCATTTGCTCTCGCTAAATTGGCATAGCGTTGATGGTAGTAAGCAACAATTTAAGGAATTACGCCACAATTGTGATTCATCGCTGAATTTACGGCTTTATTTGCAAGAACATCTGTTTTGGGCAATTCCCCAAGACTATACGGATGGGCAGGTGTGGCATTATGCAACTGCGGATTGGAGCAGTGAAGCGGGTTGGCGGCTGAGTGCAACGGATCAGTTCCTGGATGGATGCGCGCGAATGTTTTTTAGACAGCGGACTAAATCATCAAATCCACAGATACACAGGATTGCAGATGCTTTCCTGTTAATTGCGAATCTCCCAAACAACGATTGGATTAGGTTGATTACACAGGCACAGCGATATCAAATGATCTTGCCTGTGCGGAATATGTTGCAGCTTTTGCAGCAGTTAGTTTCAGTAGAATTACCAAGTTGGGTATTACCGGCTCTCTGGCAAATGCCGATCGCCAATACGGAGTGGGTAAAATATCGAGTTTTAGATGGCGATCGCCGTTCTATGATTCGTTCGATGATTGTCCAATCCTTAGAATTATTGAAATGA
- a CDS encoding class I SAM-dependent methyltransferase, with product MANQTLGIEPQLYNYLLSVSLREPKILSQLREETAQHPMAMMQIAPEQGQFMALLVQLMGAKKTLEVGVFTGYSSLAVALVLPPEGRVVACDVSAEFTAIARRYWQAAGVADKIDLHIAPAMETLDQLLAAGEAETFDFAFIDADKSNYDGYYERSLQLVRPGGLIVIDNVLWSGKVADTEVQDNRTTKIRALNEKLHQDQRINLSLVPIADGLTLAHKK from the coding sequence ATGGCAAATCAAACACTGGGAATAGAACCACAGCTATATAACTACTTACTCTCAGTATCTTTACGGGAACCAAAAATCCTGTCTCAACTGAGGGAAGAAACAGCCCAGCATCCGATGGCGATGATGCAGATTGCACCGGAACAGGGGCAATTTATGGCTTTGCTAGTGCAATTAATGGGAGCCAAAAAAACTTTAGAAGTAGGGGTATTTACGGGTTATAGTTCCTTGGCGGTGGCTTTGGTGTTACCTCCAGAAGGTCGGGTAGTAGCCTGTGATGTGAGTGCAGAATTTACAGCGATCGCTCGTCGTTATTGGCAAGCAGCCGGGGTAGCGGATAAAATAGACTTACACATTGCTCCAGCAATGGAGACATTAGATCAGTTACTCGCCGCAGGTGAAGCAGAAACCTTTGATTTCGCCTTCATCGATGCTGATAAAAGTAATTATGATGGTTATTATGAGCGATCGCTACAATTAGTCCGTCCTGGTGGATTAATTGTGATTGATAATGTTCTGTGGTCAGGAAAAGTTGCAGATACCGAAGTCCAAGACAATCGCACCACAAAGATTCGCGCCCTGAATGAGAAACTGCATCAAGACCAGCGAATTAACCTCAGTTTAGTTCCCATCGCCGATGGTTTAACCCTAGCCCACAAGAAATAA
- a CDS encoding NAD-dependent epimerase/dehydratase family protein — MFDFLRTRESTTKKLILLTGAAGNIGTSLQHELNGDYQFRCIDRRHVPQAKDFRRVDITNFKAVLKVMGGVDAVIHLAANPNVDQPWQDVYSSGIGGTYNIFEAARQSGIKKIIYASTNYVSGWREVEQESHITPEQLVRPDSLYAVGKAFGEALGQYFSDRYGMSVICLRIGWFHTEPKIYAPNDRILSNWCSSRDLAQIVRRSLEHDNLGFQIFYAVSGNTRRYWDISNAQKLLGYEPEDNAEIYFRSFLS; from the coding sequence ATGTTTGACTTTCTGAGAACCCGTGAATCGACAACAAAGAAATTGATTTTATTAACCGGTGCTGCTGGAAACATTGGGACATCTCTACAGCATGAACTGAATGGTGATTATCAATTTCGCTGTATTGATCGCCGTCACGTTCCCCAAGCCAAAGATTTCCGTCGTGTGGATATCACTAACTTTAAAGCTGTTCTTAAAGTCATGGGTGGTGTGGACGCGGTAATTCATCTAGCGGCAAATCCTAATGTTGACCAACCTTGGCAAGATGTTTATAGTAGTGGTATCGGTGGGACTTACAACATATTTGAAGCCGCCCGTCAATCGGGAATCAAAAAAATTATCTATGCCAGCACCAATTATGTTTCAGGATGGCGGGAAGTGGAACAGGAATCTCACATTACCCCTGAACAGCTTGTGCGTCCTGATTCTCTGTATGCAGTGGGGAAAGCATTTGGTGAAGCTTTAGGACAATATTTTAGCGATCGCTATGGGATGTCGGTGATCTGTTTGCGGATTGGCTGGTTTCACACTGAACCGAAAATTTATGCTCCCAATGATCGGATATTATCAAACTGGTGCAGTTCTAGAGATTTAGCACAAATAGTTAGGCGATCGCTAGAGCATGACAATCTTGGTTTTCAGATTTTTTATGCTGTTTCTGGCAACACCCGCCGCTATTGGGACATCAGCAATGCTCAAAAACTGTTAGGATACGAACCTGAAGATAATGCGGAAATCTACTTCAGGAGTTTTCTGAGCTAA